A genomic window from Brachyspira sp. SAP_772 includes:
- a CDS encoding MarR family winged helix-turn-helix transcriptional regulator produces the protein QLIVLKELAKEEGISQKELSIRLDKDQNTVKAMIDKLEVKSFIKRKENKLDKRAFSLYLTEKAKKELPIIENYENQVLDTIVXELNXNDAEIIKNTLKKIRSNISEI, from the coding sequence CAATTAATTGTATTAAAAGAACTTGCAAAAGAAGAAGGCATATCTCAAAAAGAATTATCTATAAGACTAGATAAAGACCAAAATACTGTAAAAGCCATGATAGATAAATTAGAAGTTAAATCATTTATAAAAAGAAAAGAAAATAAACTCGATAAAAGAGCTTTTTCATTATATCTCACAGAAAAGGCTAAAAAAGAATTGCCTATTATAGAAAATTATGAAAATCAAGTTTTAGATACAATAGTAAMAGAACTCAATCMAAATGATGCTGAAATAATAAAAAATACATTAAAGAAAATTAGAAGCAATATATCAGAA